From the genome of Chloroflexaceae bacterium:
ATCCGCCTACCACATCCGTTGCAGGAGATTAAGCAGGTCCTCCTCAGTAGCATCGCGCGGGTTCCAGAACATCGCCGCTTCGACGACGGAGAGGGCGGCAAGTTCAGGAAGGGCCGACTCAGGGATCTCAACATCGCGCAGGCGGAGGGGCAGGCCGCAGTCGGCGGCCAGGTTCTTAACCGCGGTGATCCCGTCGGCAATGACCTCTTCGTCGCTGCGCCCGCCGACATTCACCCCCATCGCGCGGGCGATGCGCACATAGCGCTCGGGCGCCACAGGGGCATTAAACTCCATGCCATAGGGCAGAATAATCGAATTGAGCGTCCCGTGGTGCACAGGGTAGCGGCCGCCAATGGCGTGGGAGATAGCGTGCACCACGCCGAACCAGCTATTCGAGCACGCCACGCCGGCCATGCACGAGGCCAGCAGCATCTGGCTGCGGGCCTCAAGGTTGTTGCCCTGGTGCACGGCATCGCGAAGATGGTTGGCAATAATCTCAATTGAAGCCAGGGCCAGGCTATCGCTGAAGGGATTGTTTTCGGTCGAGACGAAGGACTCGATGGCGTGGGAGAGGGCATCCATCCCGGTGGCAGCCGTCAGACGCGGGGGAAGGGTGAGGGTCAACTCGGGGTCGAGCACCGCGATATCGGGCATCAGATAGCGACTGGCGAGACTGATCTTGCGGTTCTCGTCCTCGTCTTTAATCACGGCGACCACGGTGACCTCGCTGCCGGTGCCAGCGGTGGTCGGGACGGCGATCATAGGCGTCAGCGGCTGGATGATCGTATTGTAGCCTTCATACTGGGGGATCTCGCCGCCGAGGGTGAGCAAGATGCGCATCCCCTTGGCCGTATCAATCGGGCTGCCGCCGCCAAGGGCAATGAGCAAGTCGGCGCGGGCGGTGCGGGCCGCCTCGGTGGCCTCATTAACGGTTGCCAGCGACGAATTGGGGGGCACATTATCGTAGATGCCCACCACTTCGGCGAAGCCTTCGATGCCCGCCAGCACCGGTTCAAGCAAGCCAGCCGCCACCACCCCCTTGTCGGCGACGATAAACGCGCGTTCCGCGGCAAGTTCCTGTACCAGGGGGCCCAGTTCCCGTGCCAGGCCCGCCTTGTATTGTACTCGCGCCCTCAGGCCGAACTCGAAAAACTCCTGCATACCCCACCGTCCTTTGGCTCACTGCGTCATGCCGTGAGTCCATTATACGCGGCCTGTGAAGGGGGGCGGGGCATCAACGGAGGCGACGCACGAAATAGTCTGGGAGGGCGCAGCCCTCCCAGGAAGAATCTAGTTTTATGAAGACGGGGGGGCTGCGTCCCTATCAGGTGGAGCGTTATTAAGGAATAGGGGGTGGTCGCTAACTCCTGATGCGCTAGCGTTCGGCCAGGAGCATAGCGATGTAGTTGAGGGTGGCGCGCCGGGCCTGGGGATGCAACTGGCGCCACAGGTCGAGCAGCCGAAGCTCGTCGGCGCTGCTCACCGCGGTTGGAGGAAGGGCAGGCAGGGCGGGAGCGCTCGAGAGAGGCGTATGATTTAGCCCCGGCTGTGGGGCGGCAAACTCGGGGGTAGCCGGCGCGGAGACTGCTGCGGCGCTCTCTTCGGTAGCGGATCGGGCGGGGGCAAGGGCGCCGCCGTGTTGCTGCACCGTGTTGGCAATGATCACGCTGGCCATCTCGTAAGCCGGCACGCCAAGCACCTCTGCCAGGCGCCGGGCCTGATCGGCATCGGGGAGGGTCTGATTGTGCAGGTAGTTGCGCAGCGCTCCATCACTGATTTTGGTCGCACGGGTCAGTTTGGCGCGAGAGAAGCGGCCCTGCATTTTCGACTGGAGCCACTCGCCGAAGTTAGGAGCGGCAGTCGGCGTGAGTTGCATCCGCCGGCGCACCTCCTCTACCGGCATATCCAGGGCCTGGCCGATCAATTCAAGGGTGCGCTGGCGGGGGCGCTGGGACGTGCCGCTGATAAACTGGCGGAGCGAGATCGCGCCAACATTGATTGATTGGGCGTAATTGCTGAGCGACTGCCCATTCTCCATAGCCGCGTAAAAGAGCAAGACCGACAGGGGCGCATTTTCAGGAATAGTGCCATTGTATGGCATAGCCAGACTCCTACAGAGCCACGAGCGGCCCTCAAAACATTGCGTAAAACCCGATAAAACCTGTCCGCCATTCTGGCGCCAGCCTCTTCGTTGTCAGCTGGCATCCATACGGCTGCGAGCGAGAGGGTGTCGCGTTCTGAGGCGTTTCTCTCTGCCGAACCTTCCGCATAGAGAACATGACAACCTGAAGTTGCCACGACGCCAGACATGGCAAAACAACGCCGAGTATAGAGAACGGCCCGATAGCGGGCGGGAAACCACGGCGCGCGCCGTCTAACCTGGTCGCGATATGCTTCCTCTATGGTTCTAAGATAATAGTATTAGCTATTATCACGAACTATTCGCAGTATACGTCAACAGATCTATCCTGTCAAGTGTTGGACAGGATTATGTTTATCGAAAGATCATTTCCATCGCTGATCAACACGGTTTTCTGTGGCTGGTCGCTATCGTTGCTGCCAGGGGGCACAGAAGGATGATCTACGAGTATGGCTCAGGCTGTGTTACAATCGGTTTGCCTTACTGGAGCGGCCCCACGCGTCGGTGTTCATAATGTGGACGTAGGATCATCGCGCATCCCGCGCTGCTGCCTGAAGGGAGGGGGCTGGCACTCTAGCGGAGCGCAACACAACCGCCTGTTCTCGTCCTCCCGGCATGTTGATGTGCGGCGCAGCTACATAGGGTCTGAAAAACAGGCTATATGCCGTAACAATGACACGTTCACCCTTTAGCGTAGACGATCTGTACGAATTGAAGTGGCTGGAGGATGTGCGCATTAGCCCGGACGGGCGAACCGTGGCGTATGTCCAGGTGACGGTTGAGCGACAGGCCAATTCCTACCGTCGGGCAATCTACCTGGCGCCGGTCAGGGGCGGGCCGCCGCGCCGGTTCACGGCTGGCGCGCCCCAGGAGCGGCAACCACGCTGGAGTCCGGATGGGACGCGCCTGGCCTTCGTCTCCGACCGGGACGATGCGCGGGGGCAGATCTACCTCATCGCACGTGACGGCGGCGAAGCCCAGCAACTCACCGCTATGCCCAACGGTGCGAGCGAACCGGTCTGGAGTCCTGACGGGCGGATGATCGTCTTCCTCGCACCAGTGAGCGAGGAGGAGCGCCGTCGCGAGGATAGCGGCGCGCCGCCGCCGCCCGCCGACGCCTGGGAAGCGAAACGGGCCGAGGAGCAGCGCCAGCATGACGAAGAGCGCAGCAACGATCCGCGCGTTATTACCCGGCTGCCCTATCGAAGCGGGACGAGCTTTTTCGACGGGCGCCGCCGGCACCTCTACCTCGTAGAGGCGCCGAAGGGAGATATTGACACCCTGCCAACGCCGCGGCGTCTCACCGATGGCGACCTGCACTTTGGCCCGCCAACGTGGATGCCCGATGGCAC
Proteins encoded in this window:
- a CDS encoding iron-containing alcohol dehydrogenase, which produces MQEFFEFGLRARVQYKAGLARELGPLVQELAAERAFIVADKGVVAAGLLEPVLAGIEGFAEVVGIYDNVPPNSSLATVNEATEAARTARADLLIALGGGSPIDTAKGMRILLTLGGEIPQYEGYNTIIQPLTPMIAVPTTAGTGSEVTVVAVIKDEDENRKISLASRYLMPDIAVLDPELTLTLPPRLTAATGMDALSHAIESFVSTENNPFSDSLALASIEIIANHLRDAVHQGNNLEARSQMLLASCMAGVACSNSWFGVVHAISHAIGGRYPVHHGTLNSIILPYGMEFNAPVAPERYVRIARAMGVNVGGRSDEEVIADGITAVKNLAADCGLPLRLRDVEIPESALPELAALSVVEAAMFWNPRDATEEDLLNLLQRMW
- a CDS encoding XRE family transcriptional regulator, with translation MPYNGTIPENAPLSVLLFYAAMENGQSLSNYAQSINVGAISLRQFISGTSQRPRQRTLELIGQALDMPVEEVRRRMQLTPTAAPNFGEWLQSKMQGRFSRAKLTRATKISDGALRNYLHNQTLPDADQARRLAEVLGVPAYEMASVIIANTVQQHGGALAPARSATEESAAAVSAPATPEFAAPQPGLNHTPLSSAPALPALPPTAVSSADELRLLDLWRQLHPQARRATLNYIAMLLAER